From Chloroflexota bacterium, one genomic window encodes:
- a CDS encoding DUF5336 domain-containing protein, whose protein sequence is MANRRISTIVMAVLGVLMLVSIFLPYVKNTTDDTLTYSLLQIASGDVRGTIEADGKTIFVITAITVGLVSLLSIASLTGKKIFGVFAIIISLVVAGFHGLLSAGLSERDGVGIGIGFWFILIASIVLFVTSIVFVARKPKLA, encoded by the coding sequence ATGGCTAATCGACGGATTTCAACGATTGTAATGGCAGTTTTGGGTGTGTTGATGTTAGTTAGTATATTTTTGCCCTATGTTAAAAATACTACTGATGATACCCTGACCTATAGTCTGCTACAGATTGCTAGTGGCGATGTTCGCGGCACAATCGAAGCAGATGGCAAAACAATCTTCGTTATTACTGCAATTACTGTTGGTTTGGTTAGTTTATTGTCAATAGCAAGCTTAACTGGTAAAAAAATATTTGGAGTGTTTGCAATTATCATTAGTCTTGTCGTTGCTGGATTTCATGGGTTATTAAGCGCAGGATTATCGGAAAGAGACGGAGTTGGTATTGGCATTGGTTTTTGGTTCATTTTGATAGCTAGTATTGTATTATTTGTTACGAGTATCGTATTTGTAGCTCGCAAGCCCAAACTTGCCTAA